The following are encoded together in the Zingiber officinale cultivar Zhangliang chromosome 8A, Zo_v1.1, whole genome shotgun sequence genome:
- the LOC122011744 gene encoding uncharacterized protein LOC122011744: MPTVVALLSRASFLARHRPLLPSMASLSCLHVAHLFSPFGPSKPRLHAVLACAAVPFNEFDAKVRSKSHSSKKSPLLSLIEEIEPMDVGHIQKDAPPNTVDAMKRTISSMLGLLPSNQFTVVVEVLWASLFKLLVSSMKTGYTLHNAEYRLFLENNLDSPEDDGGGIDHLGNDNNEILSERTCIMSNSLEDNDILEDHNMLGHDGSCEDISTKICGDLTPQAIEYIRQLQSKLNSVEKELHSMKRKHSALKMQQFVGEEKNELLDYLRSLQPEKVAEISEPTYSEVEDAIHSVVHGLLATLSPNMHPSPPHQSENMMAGNTWKDDSSECDNNYLKFQPMIIVPRDFLARLLFWCMLLGHHI, translated from the exons ATGCCGACGGTCGTCGCGTTGCTCTCCCGGGCCTCTTTCCTCGCACGGCATCGCCCACTGCTGCCGTCGATGGCCTCACTGTCTTGCCTTCACGTTGCACATCTATTCTCACCGTTTGGGCCATCGAAGCCCCGGCTGCACGCTGTCCTCGCCTGCGCCGCAGTCCCATTCAACGAATTCGACGCCAAGGTCAGATCCAAGAGCCACTCGTCCAAG AAGTCACCACTATTAAGTTTGATAGAAGAGATTGAACCTATGGATGTGGGCCACATCCAAAAAGATGCACCACCTAACACAGTGGATGCAATGAAAAGAACTATTTCAAGCATGTTGGGTCTTCTTCCATCCAATCAATTTACTGTGGTAGTTGAAGTTCTTTGGGCATCACTTTTCAAGTTATTAGTTTCTTCCATGAAAACAGG GTACACATTACACAATGCAGAATATAGGCTTTTTcttgaaaataatttagatagTCCCGAAGATGATGGTGGAGGAATAGATCATCTAGGAAACGATAATAATGAGATTTTATCTGAAAGGACTTGTATAATGTCAAATTCGTTAGAGGACAATGATATCCTAGAGGATCATAATATGCTTGGACATGATGGATCTTGTGAGGATATTAGCACTAAAATTTGTGGTGATCTGACACCTCAAGCCATAGAATATATTCGGCAGCTGCAATCCAAGTTAAATTCTGTGGAAAAG GAGTTACATTCTATGAAAAGGAAACATTCTGCCCTTAAGATGCAACAGTTTGTAGGAGAGGAAAAGAATGAATTGCTGGATTATTTGAGATCATTGCAACCTGAGAAG GTTGCTGAAATTTCCGAGCCGACTTACTCTGAGGTGGAAGATGCCATTCACTCAGTAGTACATGGCCTACTCGCAACTCTATCTCCAAATATGCATCCTAGTCCACCTCATCAATCTGAAAACATGATGGCTGGAAACACATGGAAGGATGACTCTTCCGAATGCGATAACAACTATCTTAAGTTTCAGCCTATGATTATAGTCCCTCGTGACTTTCTTGCACGCCTTCTTTTCTG GTGCATGCTATTAGGCCATCACATTTGA
- the LOC122012781 gene encoding indole-3-acetic acid-amido synthetase GH3.8-like produces the protein MAVLKATSPTAAATTKLGPAACEKDAEKLAFIEEMTANADQVQERVLAEILTQNSETEYLRRYGLNGATDRVTFKSKITMVTYEDLQPEIQRIANGDRTAILSGHPISEFLTSSGTSAGERKLMPTIQAELDRRQLLYSLLMPVMNLYVPGLDKGKGLYFLFVKSESRTPGGLPARPVLTSYYKSDHFRSRPFDPYNVYTSPTAAILCADAFQSMYAQMLCGLIDRLAVLRVGAVFASGLLRAIRFLQLHWRDLAADISSGVLTPKVTDPAIREAVGDLLRPDATLAELIEAECAGGDWAGIVKRIWPNTQYLDVIVTGAMAQYIPTLEYYGGGMPMACTMYASSECYFGLNLRPMCKPGEVSYTIMPMMGYFEFLPHEEGSAVGGAALQQLVDLVDVEVGKQYELVVTTYAGLCRYRVGDILQVTGFHNAAPEFRFVRRKNVLLSIESDKTDEAELQGAVERAAALLRPWGATVAEYTSQADTKAIPGHYVIYWELLMKEGEGEGEGEGERGRLPPAETLRACCLEMEEAMNTVYRQSRVADGSIGPLEIRVVRAGTFEELMDYSLSRGASINQYKVPRCVTFPPIIELLDSRVVEAHFSPSCPKWAPH, from the exons ATGGCGGTGCTGAAGGCGACGAGCCCGACGGCGGCGGCGAccaccaagcttgggccggcAGCGTGCGAGAAGGATGCGGAGAAGTTAGCGTTCATCGAAGAGATGACGGCGAACGCCGACCAGGTGCAAGAGAGGGTGCTGGCGGAGATCCTGACGCAAAATTCCGAAACGGAGTATCTGCGACGGTACGGCCTCAACGGCGCCACCGACCGCGTCACGTTCAAGTCCAAGATTACGATGGTCACGTACGAGGACCTCCAACCGGAGATCCAGAGGATCGCCAACGGGGACCGCACCGCCATCCTCTCGGGCCACCCCATCTCGGAATTCCTAACGAG TTCGGGGACGTCGGCCGGCGAGAGGAAGCTGATGCCGACAATCCAAGCAGAGTTGGACCGGCGGCAACTCCTCTACAGTCTTCTCATGCCTGTTATGAATCT GTACGTTCCGGGATTGGACAAGGGGAAGGGGCTCTACTTCTTGTTTGTGAAGTCTGAGAGCCGGACGCCCGGCGGCCTGCCGGCTCGGCCGGTGCTCACAAGCTACTACAAGAGCGACCACTTCCGTTCGCGGCCGTTCGACCCCTACAACGTCTACACGAGCCCCACCGCTGCTATCCTCTGCGCCGATGCCTTCCAGAGCATGTACGCGCAGATGCTCTGCGGCCTCATCGACCGCCTAGCCGTCCTCCGCGTCGGGGCCGTCTTCGCCTCCGGCCTCCTCCGAGCCATCCGCTTCCTCCAGCTCCACTGGCGCGACCTCGCCGCCGACATCTCTTCCGGCGTCCTCACCCCCAAGGTCACCGACCCGGCCATCCGTGAGGCGGTGGGGGATCTCCTGAGGCCCGACGCGACCCTCGCGGAGCTCATTGAGGCGGAGTGCGCGGGCGGCGACTGGGCCGGGATCGTGAAGCGGATCTGGCCCAATACCCAGTACCTCGACGTGATCGTGACAGGAGCGATGGCGCAGTATATTCCGACTCTAGAATACTACGGCGGCGGGATGCCGATGGCGTGCACCATGTACGCCTCCTCGGAATGCTATTTCGGACTCAACCTCCGGCCTATGTGCAAACCGGGCGAGGTTTCTTACACCATCATGCCTATGATGGGTTACTTCGAGTTCCTCCCCCACGAGGAAGGTTCCGCCGTCGGTGGCGCAGCACTGCAGCAGCTCGTCGACCTGGTCGATGTCGAGGTCGGCAAGCAGTATGAGCTGGTCGTCACCACCTACGCCGGCCTTTGCCGCTACCGCGTCGGCGACATTCTCCag GTGACGGGGTTTCACAACGCGGCGCCGGAGTTCCGGTTCGTGCGGCGGAAGAACGTGCTGCTGAGCATCGAGTCGGACAAAACGGACGAGGCGGAGCTGCAGGGGGCGGTGGAGCGGGCTGCAGCGCTGCTGCGGCCGTGGGGGGCGACAGTGGCGGAGTACACGAGCCAGGCGGACACGAAGGCCATCCCTGGGCACTACGTCATCTACTGGGAGCTACTGatgaaggaaggagaaggagaaggagaaggagaaggagaaagggGGCGGTTGCCACCGGCGGAGACGCTACGAGCGTGCTGCCTGGAGATGGAGGAGGCGATGAACACTGTGTACCGGCAGAGCCGGGTGGCGGACGGCTCCATCGGGCCGCTGGAGATCAGGGTGGTGCGTGCAGGCACCTTCGAGGAGCTCATGGACTACTCCCTCTCCCGGGGCGCCTCCATTAACCAGTACAAGGTGCCGCGCTGCGTCACCTTCCCGCCCATCATCGAGCTCTTGGACTCCAGGGTTGTGGAGGCCCACTTCAGCCCCTCCTGCCCAAAGTGGGCCCCTCATTAA